In Danio rerio strain Tuebingen ecotype United States chromosome 18, GRCz12tu, whole genome shotgun sequence, the genomic window ATAGAAAGATCCAGAAACAGGCACAATAACAGGCATGAACAGGCCCTGCACACACCCAAACACAgatattaacattattttgttgttgttaggaCAAACAGTGCTATTATCGTACTAACTGTCCTTATTGAACTTAAGCATGTAACCCCATATAGTTTCATCCTTAATTTGCTCTGAGAATTGTGGGTAGGCTCTTATTGATTGAGTTGTGAAGAAACTAAAATAtatcaagttaataaaaaaaagattaacaaagATGGGTGAAATTGTAAGCCTATATGCCATAAACaattatatgttattaatttaaatattcattcattcattcattttcttgtcggcttagtccctttattaatctggggtcgccacagtggaatgaaccgccaacttatccaacaagtttttactcagcggaagcccttccagccgcaacccatctctgggaaacatccacacacacattcacacacacactcatacactacggacaatttagcctacccaattcacctgtatcgcatgctgtctttggactgtgggggaaaccggagcacccggaagaaaccaacATGCTACTAGTTTGCGAGTGTATTTCATTACTACTAGATTAAGTTGGCTCTTTTGAGTTAACAAAATTAGTTTTAAGTGTAAACACAAGTAAAATGAGTACACAGCTGCCTTAAAAGAGTACATAAGTTTTCTGTGTTTGTACTGTCAAATATACAAGTGAATTTTAGATATACTGATAGTTTACTACACTTTTTTTAGTTAGACGTTTGCTCCAAGTTTTGTAAGTAGTTAAATTTCatgtatatttgtatgttttattttaagtgaccaaattatgatttaatatattattttgaaaCCCCAAAGTTGATTTGCAACCACATAAACAGGAACATAACGTTACCAACCGAACTCATAAAACAACTACAAACCAAGTATGTTCAGAAATAGTCCATTATTACTAAAATATTGAGTATTGTGTACAATATACTGTAAACTATTGAGTAATATAAGTTAAATAGTTTTCTGTCAGATTAAGTAGATAAGCACATTAAGTTACTGAAGACTGAATGCATAAAGTAAGTTAACTTAACTTGTTAGTTTCTTATTTTGTAGCTTAGCACACTTGAATAAACACTTAATTATAATGAATATTACGTCAGCTCTTTATATTTAAGTGAATTTGTTGTTCCTGAACCTTTAatgtaacaataaaacaaatgaaaacgtTCACAGCTGTGATTAATATCGATGTTTAACGGCCATGAATGGAGTAGCATATGGCTGTTTATACAACAGCTCAAACATAAAACATAATGATAGCTTACCTTTGAAAGTGAATTTAACCAGTTAATTGAGTATTTCGCCAAAgaatatttgtttacaaacaaAGGAGCCGAAACAAAATCGACAGCATCGAGTGTTTTTCCATTGCTAAATGAATCATGTTTCGATCGTAAGAATGATTCAAGCGTTTACTGGCTTGTTTATGATTCAACCGACTCAGTGGTTCACTCACTCGCCGTCATCTATCGGCGTAACAATGCAACTTCATTGAAAAATCCCCTACTGGGATCGAAATTTTGTAGTCTTtgttatattttttgatagttttGGGTTATAAAATACAGatgaataaatgtgaatgttattgttttgttcaacagaaaccATGGTTTTATGATCTACGTGAAGTGTGGGCGAAATTTCCCAAACAAGTAAGTGTGCTTATGGAATTTAATGCAAAATGGCGGATACATTTGAAGCATTTACTTTACCTGCAATAGTACACAACAAATGTGCGATTTACCGTGaaccatttttaatgtaaaatacataaaataatccaaaatgcttaaatgTGGTAGGGAACATTTGATTGTAACTAATTGTTGCTCAATGTTGAACTTTTTAAACCATTAACCAAGCTGGCAATAACTGAGTTcaccatttttttatgttattataaaaaattatatattattatcattatttttttttcttgctttaagTTACCTCAATATGCAAACCCCAAACCAGATACCACAAGTTAAATTAAACTGGAATAaagcgaggcagtggtgcagtaggtagtgctgtcgcctctcagcaagaaggtcgctggttcgaacctcggctcagttggcgtttctgtgtggagtttgcgtgggtttcctccgggtgctctggtttcccccacagtctaaagacatgcggtactaaattgtgtgtgtggatgtttcctaaagaggggttgcggctggaagggcatccgctgtgtaaaaacttgctggataagttggcggttcattccacggtggcaaccccgggttaataaagggactaagccgacaagaaaatgaatgaaggagttCTGGAATAACCCGTACATAAAGCTACAGTTTCAAAAGTCAAATAACAGTAAATtgataaatttaaaatacatacatacacacacactctctctttctctacttAGGAGAGTGAAAACCCGTTCTGAATATTTGCATGAGGTTTTTTTTTGAAAGGTTGTGTTTGTGCAAGCGTGTTTGTCTGGCGTTTggtgtttaaatgtgtttgttttgtgtgtgtgtgtgtgtgtgtgtgtgtgtacagtcatTGCTGGACTCTCAATACTGGTATTACATCACTGAGATGAGTTTTTATGGTTCTTTACTGTTCAGTGTGGCTGCAGACGTAAAACGGAAGGTAAGAAGACATCTATATATCAGTATTTCCATTGCCTCAACACATCATTTCATTATCGTTATCACTTAAATGATTATGCGTGAAGATATCAGTAGTCAAGTAGTAGGTCAAAGATCCTCAACTCTCTTTATCAACAAGCCTACAGGTAGCAGTTCTAATGTCATCAAACACCAAGAAAGTTGTTTTGCTTACATCTATCATAGTAATTATCACAATAGTTAACTAGAAGTATGAACTATTAATAACTGAGAATATGATGTCACAGTATCTTAAAAGATTAGTCTATCTAAGCTAGGCAAGTTtatatatatagcacatttcatacacagtggtaattcaaagtgctttacataaacaagaataacagaaacaagaaaataacaatgataaaaacagaataaaatgtgttaaaacaagttttataggaataaaaaagaaaagaaagacataaaagTGCAATCTAGATACAGTCAGCTctacttctctctctctgtgtgtgtgattgtgtttagGATTTTAAGGAGCAGCTGGTGCATCACTGGGCCACTTTAACACTCCTGTCTTTCTCATGGTGTGCCAACTACATCCGTATTGGCACCCTGGTAATGCTGGTGCACGACACGTCTGACGTCCTGCTCGAGGTGAGAGAGAAATAGTGAAAAAAGATTAGATGTCTTTAAATTCTTTGTTCATTTACTTACTGCCaatattaaattactttatttattattattcacaataaacttttttttacatttatcgacattttaattcttcatttgtaacagagcaaggatttaattccacagtattttctattaaacatttttttttcctgcggaaataatttattttagtttggctgtgtgtgcgtgtatgtgtgtgtgcgtgtgtgtgtgtgtgtgtgtatgtatatatatatatatatatatatatatatatatatatatatatatatatatatatatatatatatacacacacacatatacatacatacatatatatatatatatatatatatatatatatatatatatatatattagggttgtcacgataccatTAATTAATCTTACAATACTATATCAGCTGAAGTATTATAATACCAATTAGTaatgcgatactgtaattcataagtcaaattataaagaaaattggcataaaaatactatattttcTGTTATAATAGACCTACTTAAATTTAACTTATAATTCCCTTAAGGCTAAATagtattttgtagataactgaccaacaaaaaatactttaaaataaagatacaaactaTACTGAATAAAATTTGTTACAAAATAGCATTTTCTTAACAAAATCAGGCTATATAAAGTGGTCAAAAATTATTTCAATGTtttctgttgctattttgggtttttcatctattctttttttcagtcttatcaggtaacaatGCAAAGTAGTTCAAAATTTCACTCAGTCATTCTTTTAAAGAGATTATTGCGGTCGctaataaatcatattaacagggACAGAAATGAACCGATTCAGATGTGCATTCGAACTGAAGCGTTAGAAAAGATGCAAATGGCTACCATAAAAGTCACGAATTCTACAGTTTTTCTACACAgctccacagactattcaaataTTGTTGCACAAATGTGTGAGCAATTTAGTGACTTTAATAACGGTACtactgtttacaaactacagtggcaccgccagtattattggagccatagtattgcgatattaccatagtaccggtaaaccgtgcaaccctaaaatatatttatttattattttttgttaacagctaatgtcaatattattagctcccttaagaaaTTATGTATTTGTAAGTTAATCTAATTAAgctaattactgtcatcatggctaaaccaaaataatttagttataagaaattaatcattaaaaattttATGTTGATAATGCCGCAGTGGGTAGGGCTGTCAccacaaagcaagaaggttgctggttcaagtctctgctaggtcagttggcatttctgtgtggagtttgcatgttctccccgtgttggtgtgggtttcctccgggtgctccagtttcccccacagtccaaagacatgcattataggtgaattgggtacgctaaattgtccgtattgtatgtgtgtatgtcctggtcctccagattgGGGGTTGAGGGTTCGGCTAACAACTCgcctcataaaaactagatgttacaaaACCCCAATGTAAGGAGGCAGCTAAAAATCAACTTCAATAATAATGGctctgggagtaagtaagtaagcTTGTGTGTGTCAGAAgttcatattaatttaaatttggcTATTACCGTCAGCGCAATAGCCAAGTGGTTAGcacgctgacatatggtgcagtagcacttctcgaggacatttcccgaccctaccccctctctctctcccatttCATTTCCTGTCTAAAATACTGTCCTATCCTgtcaataaaggcaaaaaggccaaaaataaacctttaaaaaaataatacataattgaCTATCATCTGATGTTTTAAAGCGTGACATTTCAATATGGTCAATAAAAGCAGTCACTAAAATAAGCACTATTTACTCAAATgtgctttttatttaaattcataatAGTATTTCACAATATTGTGAATACagtattttgaataataatattagttattTGATTCTTGTTAGATTAGTATTAAAGTTTGTCTTTAATCTGTTTCCTCCTAGTCTGCTAAAATGTTCAATTACGCCGGATGGGAGACGACCTGTAACAGTGTCTTTGTGGTGTTCGCGCTGGTCTTCATGGTAACCAGACTAATTATCTTCCCTTTCTGGTGAGTGTGTGACAGAGGTTAATGCGCGGGAGACCTCAGGGTTAAGTGTGTTCATTGGCGTGTCTCTGTGGTGTGTGCAGGCTGATTCACTGTACGTGGGTTTATCCTCTGGACCAGTTTGAACCCTTTTTCGGCTATTATTTCTTTAACGCCATGCTTATGGTGCTGCTGTTTTTGCACGTGTTCTGGGCCTCCCTCATCCTCCGCATGGTCAAAAAGTTTCTCTTTGGGAATGTAAGTATGATGTACTTCACATGTACGATCACACTGGTGTCATCAGCCTTGGCTGGTCCCTAAAGCATACAATCACACTGATGTGATTATAACGTTTAGAACACATCAACAACTGCATAAATTCAAATGTGACAGCACAGAAAGAGGTGTGCATcgtcataaatcacaatttatctaCGGTTGCAAACAAATagcatttattttaggtttcagacattcaaatacacataCCTACAatcaaaacatacatttaatgttTGTAAAACACACGCAGATTCACGTAAAATGCACACGGTTTATATTACTAGAATGttttcttttctctattcctctcCCAGCTAAACAGTTGCTTACCTTCATATATTTCGGAAGAAAATTCTGAATAAACATGACATAATCGTAATATATGTTCTATCACATATTTGAGAGTCGGAGTATCATAATTTCACAATTATAATTACaacatttgtcaatatttacagaaaagtgcaaaaaaaaaaaaaaaaacgacatttACATAAATTATTGGGGCTGGTGGGTCACGTGATAAACTTGACGAGTTGCCATGGGCTCTTTAGAACGCAATGGATTCTAAAtaatgggctgcgtccgaaataaCCTACTACTTAGTATGTACTGCATTTGAGTGTAATGTACTACTCTGCCGTAAAGTACATGCAATACAGTATGAATGTCGGTAGTATTGATGAAATTCAGACGTACTAAATCTGGCATTTTGACATTATCATGTGACCTACAcgtgtcgcttcactcccattcattcTCCTGTGGTGCATCATGGGACAGCATAGCAGTTTTTTGAATTctttgaattcagacatactgattttagcgtactacatAGTATAGGGTTGGACCAAtaaacgatgccatcgtccatcgccgatgacCAATATACAACaagatgctgagctggcatcacCGATCCTCTGGCCCGCTCCTGTCGCAATCCCGCTCACAAAAAAATAtacactaaggccccgtttacactaatacgtctcattgttaaaatggcattttagaacgaaaatgatccacatccacaccatgTTTTAccaagcatttctgaacagccctccgtccgctgaaaacgGACATCAcattgaccacacacacacacagctacacattgtcatgcgctcctctgagcttcaaagagcagtgcacgttggacagtttatcaaggctGGATCGCGTCTCGCTATAGTTGTTGAAGTTccaggagtctctatgcatttgcaggactcataatgcccgcaaacgagtgataatctcccggaaatctccccggatccctcctcgctcttcagacacgtcagaCCCCCCCTTCCCCCGCTTTTTATATGATGATGTTGccatacgatgccaaattggtcgacattgccCAACTCTAATATAGTATaaaagtatgcaatttcagatgcAGCTATGGTCACAAAAAACACACAGGACGGTCAGCTGGAGTATAAATTAAATAGGggttaaaaaagtagtttgaacaaacagcatatatatatatatatatatatatatatatatatatatatatatatatatatatatatatatatttttttttttttttttttttttttttttttttactaagtttTGAGGTTTTGTgcttctttaatttaatattattctaatatataaaaatacacttgagtgtttcttttttttttagtttgtgtcagtagattttAATTCCACTAAATAGGCTATTTTTTCTTTGAAGAGTTTTTTTCTCCTGCACTGAGCCATAAATAAAGCAATTTTATTCATATCTGTATTTTGAAGGT contains:
- the cers3b gene encoding uncharacterized protein LOC100141367 (The RefSeq protein has 1 substitution compared to this genomic sequence) encodes the protein MLSKWFWWDRLWLPRPVTWADLQDSEGCVYARASHLYIILPVAVLLLGLRALYERLIAVPLAQALGVKDKIRKRASHNPLLETYYRTHSKHPTQADVKGVCKKLGWSERQVERWFRQRRNQDRPGVQKKFKEASWRFAFYLCSTFGGVLALYDKPWFYDLREVWAKFPKQSLLDSQYWYYITEMSFYGSLLFSVAADVKRKDFKEQLVHHWATLTLLSFSWCANYIRIGTLVMLVHDTSDVLLESAKMFNYAGWETTCNSVFVVFALVFMVTRLIIFPFWLIHCTWVYPLDQFEPFFGYYFFNAMLMVLLFLHVFWASLILRMVKKFLFGNVSMMYFTCTITLVSSALAGP
- the cers3b gene encoding uncharacterized protein isoform X3 encodes the protein MSFYGSLLFSVAADVKRKDFKEQLVHHWATLTLLSFSWCANYIRIGTLVMLVHDTSDVLLESAKMFNYAGWETTCNSVFVVFALVFMVTRLIIFPFWLIHCTWVYPLDQFEPFFGYYFFNAMLMVLLFLHVFWASLILRMVKKFLFGNLKGDERSDEEEDEGSEEEYTHAYTNGSGNGLSNGH